Proteins co-encoded in one Acidovorax sp. 69 genomic window:
- a CDS encoding tripartite tricarboxylate transporter substrate binding protein, translated as MNKRTLLYCALALATVPLTFGAAAQDFPPKKPVTLVVGFAAGGAADAAARLIAKKLGENIGQSVVVDNKGGAGGNIAHQFVANAAPDGSVLLFGSVGPLTIAPHLMKLTYDPFKDLAPISGGVNFPNVLVVHKGAGVKTLAEFVQLSKKKPGSVDFASTGAGSASHLAGELFNQRAGIDMTHVPYKGGAPALQDLLGERVTSYFAAPPTALPHIEAGKLIPLATTGLTRPSYMPNIPTVAEAGYPGFEALNWYAFVAPGKTPAPLLEQWNREIVKVLNDPGVKEALNKHGLTPQPTTRAELMAFMKKESAQWAATIKERKLTAE; from the coding sequence ATGAACAAACGCACCCTGCTGTACTGCGCCCTGGCGCTGGCCACCGTTCCCTTGACCTTTGGCGCTGCGGCGCAAGACTTTCCGCCCAAAAAGCCCGTCACGCTGGTCGTGGGCTTTGCGGCGGGCGGCGCGGCCGATGCGGCGGCGCGCCTGATTGCCAAGAAACTGGGCGAGAACATCGGCCAGTCGGTGGTGGTGGACAACAAGGGCGGCGCGGGTGGCAACATCGCTCACCAGTTTGTGGCCAATGCGGCGCCTGACGGCAGCGTGTTGTTGTTCGGCTCGGTGGGGCCGCTCACCATTGCGCCGCACCTGATGAAGTTGACCTATGACCCCTTCAAAGACCTGGCCCCGATCTCAGGCGGGGTGAACTTTCCCAACGTGCTGGTGGTGCACAAGGGCGCGGGCGTGAAGACGCTGGCCGAGTTTGTGCAGCTCTCCAAAAAGAAGCCCGGCAGTGTGGACTTTGCCTCTACCGGGGCAGGCTCTGCATCGCATCTGGCAGGCGAGTTGTTCAACCAGCGCGCAGGCATCGACATGACCCACGTGCCCTACAAGGGTGGTGCCCCGGCGCTGCAGGATTTGCTGGGTGAGCGCGTCACCTCGTACTTTGCCGCGCCGCCCACGGCGCTGCCGCACATCGAGGCGGGCAAGCTGATTCCGCTGGCGACCACGGGGCTCACACGGCCTTCGTACATGCCCAACATCCCCACGGTGGCCGAAGCCGGTTACCCCGGCTTTGAAGCACTCAACTGGTACGCCTTTGTGGCGCCGGGCAAAACCCCCGCGCCGCTGCTGGAGCAGTGGAACCGCGAAATCGTGAAGGTGCTGAACGACCCGGGCGTGAAAGAGGCGTTGAACAAGCACGGCCTTACGCCCCAGCCCACCACGCGGGCTGAGCTGATGGCGTTCATGAAGAAAGAGTCGGCCCAGTGGGCGGCCACCATCAAGGAACGCAAACTCACCGCAGAGTGA
- the tcuA gene encoding FAD-dependent tricarballylate dehydrogenase TcuA — translation MHPDVLVIGGGNAALCAALMAREAGASVLLLESAPRAWRGGNSGHTRNLRCMHDAPQDVLVDAYPEEEFWQDLLKVTGGLTNEHLARLVIRESSTCRDWMRRHGVHFQPALAGTLHVARTNAFFMGGGKALVNAYYRSAEALGVQVRYESPVDRIEIDNGRFIAAHCTVNGKTERITAKACVLAAGGFESNREWLREAWGQNERGEWPADNFLIRGTAYNKGVLLKHLLDDHGADRIGDPTQAHMVAIDARAPLYDGGICTRIDCVSLGVVVNREGERFYDEGEDFWPKRYAIWGRLVAQQPGQIGYSIIDSKAIGRFMPPVFPGVKADTLPELAQKLGLPVETFMRTLNDYNTACRVGTFDHTALDDCHTEGVAPAKTHWARRIDTGPFYGYALKPGVTFTYLGLHTDDTAAVRFNDQPSPNLFVAGEMMAGNVLGKGYTAGVGMSIGTAFGRIAGTSAAQAALKSKQPLAPINKAQAATNTGATHANA, via the coding sequence CGCTGATGGCCCGCGAGGCCGGGGCCAGCGTGCTGCTGCTTGAATCGGCCCCACGTGCTTGGCGCGGTGGCAATTCGGGCCATACGCGCAACCTGCGCTGCATGCACGATGCGCCGCAAGACGTGCTGGTCGATGCCTACCCCGAGGAAGAGTTCTGGCAAGACCTGCTCAAGGTGACCGGCGGGCTGACCAATGAGCACCTGGCGCGCCTGGTGATCCGTGAATCCAGCACCTGCCGCGACTGGATGCGCCGCCATGGCGTGCACTTTCAGCCCGCGCTGGCAGGCACGCTGCATGTGGCGCGCACCAATGCCTTCTTCATGGGCGGGGGCAAGGCGCTGGTCAATGCGTACTACCGCAGCGCCGAGGCGCTGGGCGTGCAGGTGCGCTACGAATCGCCGGTGGACCGTATTGAAATCGACAACGGCCGCTTCATCGCGGCGCACTGCACCGTGAACGGAAAGACCGAGCGCATCACGGCCAAGGCCTGTGTGCTGGCCGCAGGCGGGTTTGAATCCAACCGCGAATGGCTGCGCGAGGCCTGGGGCCAGAACGAGCGCGGCGAGTGGCCTGCGGACAACTTCTTGATTCGCGGCACGGCCTACAACAAGGGCGTGTTGCTCAAGCACCTGCTCGACGACCACGGCGCTGACCGCATCGGCGACCCCACGCAGGCGCACATGGTGGCCATTGATGCGCGCGCGCCGCTGTACGACGGCGGTATCTGCACGCGCATCGACTGCGTGTCGCTGGGCGTGGTGGTCAACCGCGAGGGTGAACGCTTTTACGACGAGGGCGAAGACTTCTGGCCCAAGCGCTATGCCATCTGGGGCCGCCTGGTGGCGCAGCAGCCGGGGCAGATTGGTTATTCGATCATCGACAGCAAGGCCATCGGCCGCTTCATGCCGCCTGTGTTTCCGGGCGTCAAAGCCGACACGCTGCCCGAGCTGGCGCAAAAGCTGGGCCTGCCTGTGGAGACCTTCATGCGCACGCTGAACGACTACAACACCGCCTGCCGCGTGGGCACGTTCGATCACACCGCGCTGGACGATTGCCACACCGAAGGCGTGGCGCCTGCCAAAACCCACTGGGCCCGCCGCATCGACACCGGGCCGTTCTACGGCTACGCGCTCAAGCCCGGCGTCACTTTCACCTACCTGGGCCTGCACACCGACGACACGGCCGCCGTGCGCTTCAACGACCAGCCCAGCCCCAACCTGTTTGTGGCGGGCGAAATGATGGCAGGCAACGTGCTGGGCAAGGGCTACACCGCGGGGGTGGGCATGAGCATTGGCACCGCGTTTGGCCGCATTGCGGGCACGAGTGCCGCTCAAGCCGCTTTGAAGTCAAAACAGCCTCTAGCGCCTATCAATAAAGCGCAAGCAGCTACAAATACAGGAGCAACTCATGCAAACGCTTGA
- the tcuB gene encoding tricarballylate utilization 4Fe-4S protein TcuB, protein MQTLEALTRDAKALANGDIVLSAPESEVARQLQICNACRYCEGFCAVFPAMTRRLEFGKADIHFIANLCHNCGACLHACQYAPPHEFAVNLPQAMAQVRGQTYADYAWPPALGQLYHRNGLTLVLALVAGLTLFLLLAVGLHGQGISALWQSPADGFYGIFPHNLLVGLFAPMFLFAVLALGLGVRRFWIDVTPATSGAPMSTPATAEATGAVLRLKYLDGGHGDGCHNEDDAYTLSRRRMHHLTFYGFMLCFAATSVATLYHYLLGVPAPYDLPSFPKLLGGVGGISLAIGTAGLWRLNLRRHPQHGDAAQKPMDRAFIALLFLTATSGLALWAARGSAALPLLLCLHLGAVMALFATLPYGKFAHGIFRTASLLRHAVEKRQPNPIGLGAD, encoded by the coding sequence ATGCAAACGCTTGAAGCCCTGACCCGCGACGCCAAGGCGCTGGCCAACGGCGACATCGTGCTGTCGGCCCCCGAGTCTGAAGTGGCCCGCCAGCTGCAGATCTGCAACGCCTGCCGCTACTGCGAGGGCTTTTGCGCCGTCTTCCCCGCCATGACGCGGCGGCTGGAGTTTGGCAAGGCCGATATCCACTTCATCGCCAACCTGTGCCACAACTGCGGCGCCTGCCTGCACGCCTGCCAGTACGCGCCGCCGCACGAGTTTGCGGTGAACCTGCCGCAGGCCATGGCCCAGGTGCGTGGGCAAACCTATGCCGACTACGCCTGGCCCCCTGCGCTGGGCCAGCTCTACCATCGCAACGGCTTGACCCTGGTGCTAGCCTTGGTGGCGGGGCTCACGCTGTTCTTGCTGCTGGCGGTGGGGCTGCATGGCCAGGGCATCAGCGCGCTGTGGCAATCGCCAGCGGATGGCTTCTACGGCATCTTCCCCCACAACCTGCTGGTGGGCCTGTTTGCGCCGATGTTCCTGTTCGCTGTGCTGGCCCTGGGCCTGGGCGTGCGCCGCTTCTGGATCGATGTGACGCCCGCCACCAGCGGCGCGCCGATGAGCACGCCCGCCACGGCCGAGGCCACTGGTGCGGTACTGCGCCTCAAATACCTGGATGGCGGCCACGGCGACGGTTGCCACAACGAGGACGATGCGTACACCCTGTCGCGCAGGCGCATGCACCACCTCACGTTCTACGGCTTCATGCTGTGCTTTGCGGCCACCAGCGTGGCCACGCTGTACCACTACCTGCTGGGCGTGCCTGCGCCTTATGACCTGCCCAGTTTTCCGAAGCTGCTGGGCGGCGTGGGCGGCATCAGCCTGGCGATTGGCACCGCAGGCCTGTGGCGGCTGAACCTGCGCCGCCACCCCCAGCATGGCGATGCGGCACAAAAGCCCATGGACCGTGCCTTCATTGCGCTGCTGTTCCTAACCGCCACCAGCGGCCTGGCCCTGTGGGCGGCTCGCGGCAGCGCGGCCTTGCCCCTGCTGCTGTGCCTGCACCTGGGTGCGGTGATGGCGCTGTTTGCCACGCTGCCCTACGGCAAGTTTGCCCACGGCATTTTCCGCACCGCATCGCTGCTGCGCCACGCGGTGGAAAAGCGCCAGCCCAACCCCATTGGCCTGGGCGCCGACTGA